The following are from one region of the Heliangelus exortis chromosome 2, bHelExo1.hap1, whole genome shotgun sequence genome:
- the NME8 gene encoding thioredoxin domain-containing protein 3 isoform X1 — protein sequence MAGKKKDIQFQTVITDENKWDEMLLSKGVVVIDVYQAWCGPCKAVVSLFRKLQTELAEDDMLHFAVAEADSIPALEIFRNRCEPVFLFCVNGKIITEVRGVNGPLLNKKITELVQEEREIAAGTKTRAQVDELVFVREESSEDSVEEEVPEEAPGDTQEAVKYSIGIIKPDDVLEGRVEEIKHKIRDAGFTIEAEEEKMLTEEQIRVFYDKKKEQPDFDDFVQFMMSGPCHVLVITKREATDAIPHWKELHKSSGSDDPEADTSESLAGTGETEGILNVCDVQDSLEDASRQLAFFFPNFDMNRPDSRTEKTLALIRPTLLKERRDSIIQTIREDGFQIAMQKEIILTEEEAREFYKEHENEDYFPALLEQMTSGPTLVLALTRENAIEHWRSRLGPKTVEMAKKENPESLRAKYAFDDVPINQLHGSSTRDDAQKELEFFFPQEHTLALIKPDAAKNHKDDIMQKVKNAGFTVSKIKEEALTHEMATKFYNQHKGKPFFDDLVSCMTEGPSVIMVLTKENAVEEWRQLMGPTNPDEAKEISPESIRAQFAKDILSNAVHGSSTKEHALETIEYIFGELDIA from the exons ATGGCAGGCAAGAAGAAAGATATCCAGTTCCAG accGTAATAACCGATGAAAACAAGTGGGATGAAATGTTGCTGTCAAAAGGTGTAGTAG TAATAGATGTGTATCAAGCTTGGTGTGGTCCTTGCAAAGCTGTGGTGAGTTTATTCAGAAAACTGCAGACTGAGTTGGCTGAAGATGATATGTTGCATTTTGCAGTG GCAGAGGCTGACAGCATTCCGGCACTGGAAATATTTAGGAATAGATGTGaacctgtgtttcttttttgtgtt aatggcaaaattattacagaagTGAGAGGTGTAAATGGtcctcttttaaataaaaaaataacagaactaGTgcaagaagagagagaaattgcAGCTGGAACGAAGACACGTGCCCAA GTAGATGAACTTGTTTTCGTACGAGAGGAATCATCAGAAGATTCTGTTGAGGAGGAGGTACCTGAAGAAGCACCTGGAGACACTCAAG aAGCAGTAAAATATTCTATTGGAATTATAAAACCTGATGATGTCTTAGAGGGACGTGTAGAAGAAATTAAACATAAG ATTAGAGACGCAGGATTTACCAttgaagcagaagaggagaaaatgctAACTGAAGAGCAGATCAGAGTGTTCTATgacaaaaagaaagagcag cCTGATTTTGATGATTTTGTTCAATTCATGATGAGTGGACCGTGCCACGTCTTGGTAATCACTAAAAGAGAAGCAACTGATGCTATTCCTCACTGGAAAGAACTACATAAATCGAGTGGGAGTGATGACCCTGAGGCTGACACATCAGAGAG CTTGGCAGGAACCGGGGAAACTGAGGGTATCCTAAATGTATGTGATGTGCAAGACAGTTTAGAAGATGCCAGCAGGcaacttgctttctttttcccaaaTTTTGATATGAACAGGCCAGACTCAAGAACTGAAAAGACTCTGGCCTTAATTAGACCTACTCTCTTGAAGGAAAGACGAG attCTATAATTCAGACAATAAGAGAGGATGGCTTCCAAATTGcaatgcagaaagaaataatcCTAACTGAAGAAGAAGCACGTGAATTTTACAAAGAGCATGAAAATGAAGACTACTTCCCAGCCCTTCTGGAACAAATGACCAG TGGTCCAACTCTTGTACTTGCTCTAACAAGAGAAAATGCTATAGAACACTGGAGAAGTCGATTGGGCCCAAAGACTGTTGAAATGGCTAAGAAGGAAAATCCAGAGAG TTTACGTGCAAAGTATGCATTCGACGACGTACCTATTAATCAGCTGCATGGCAGCTCTACACGTGATGATGCTCAGAAGGAATTGGAGTTCTTCTTCCCTCAGGAGCACACACTGGCATTAATCAAACCTGATGCTGCAAAAAATCATAAAG ATGACATTAtgcaaaaagttaaaaatgctGGATTTACTGTCTCAAAGATTAAAGAAGAAGCTTTAACTCATGAAATGGCTACAAAGTTTTACAATCAGCACAAAGGAAAACCCTTTTTTGATGACTTAGTGTCTTGTATGACTGA GGGACCATCAGTGATAATGGTCTtaacaaaggaaaatgctgtggaAGAGTGGAGGCAACTAATGGGTCCAACCAATCCAGATGAGGCAAAAGAGATCTCTCCTGAATCAATTCGAGCTCAGTTTGCAAAAGATATTTTGTCTAATGCCGTTCATGGATCATCTACTAAAGAACATGCTCTGGAAACCATTGAGTACATATTTGGAGAGCTTGACATagcttga
- the NME8 gene encoding thioredoxin domain-containing protein 3 isoform X2, producing the protein MAGKKKDIQFQTVITDENKWDEMLLSKVIDVYQAWCGPCKAVVSLFRKLQTELAEDDMLHFAVAEADSIPALEIFRNRCEPVFLFCVNGKIITEVRGVNGPLLNKKITELVQEEREIAAGTKTRAQVDELVFVREESSEDSVEEEVPEEAPGDTQEAVKYSIGIIKPDDVLEGRVEEIKHKIRDAGFTIEAEEEKMLTEEQIRVFYDKKKEQPDFDDFVQFMMSGPCHVLVITKREATDAIPHWKELHKSSGSDDPEADTSESLAGTGETEGILNVCDVQDSLEDASRQLAFFFPNFDMNRPDSRTEKTLALIRPTLLKERRDSIIQTIREDGFQIAMQKEIILTEEEAREFYKEHENEDYFPALLEQMTSGPTLVLALTRENAIEHWRSRLGPKTVEMAKKENPESLRAKYAFDDVPINQLHGSSTRDDAQKELEFFFPQEHTLALIKPDAAKNHKDDIMQKVKNAGFTVSKIKEEALTHEMATKFYNQHKGKPFFDDLVSCMTEGPSVIMVLTKENAVEEWRQLMGPTNPDEAKEISPESIRAQFAKDILSNAVHGSSTKEHALETIEYIFGELDIA; encoded by the exons ATGGCAGGCAAGAAGAAAGATATCCAGTTCCAG accGTAATAACCGATGAAAACAAGTGGGATGAAATGTTGCTGTCAAAAG TAATAGATGTGTATCAAGCTTGGTGTGGTCCTTGCAAAGCTGTGGTGAGTTTATTCAGAAAACTGCAGACTGAGTTGGCTGAAGATGATATGTTGCATTTTGCAGTG GCAGAGGCTGACAGCATTCCGGCACTGGAAATATTTAGGAATAGATGTGaacctgtgtttcttttttgtgtt aatggcaaaattattacagaagTGAGAGGTGTAAATGGtcctcttttaaataaaaaaataacagaactaGTgcaagaagagagagaaattgcAGCTGGAACGAAGACACGTGCCCAA GTAGATGAACTTGTTTTCGTACGAGAGGAATCATCAGAAGATTCTGTTGAGGAGGAGGTACCTGAAGAAGCACCTGGAGACACTCAAG aAGCAGTAAAATATTCTATTGGAATTATAAAACCTGATGATGTCTTAGAGGGACGTGTAGAAGAAATTAAACATAAG ATTAGAGACGCAGGATTTACCAttgaagcagaagaggagaaaatgctAACTGAAGAGCAGATCAGAGTGTTCTATgacaaaaagaaagagcag cCTGATTTTGATGATTTTGTTCAATTCATGATGAGTGGACCGTGCCACGTCTTGGTAATCACTAAAAGAGAAGCAACTGATGCTATTCCTCACTGGAAAGAACTACATAAATCGAGTGGGAGTGATGACCCTGAGGCTGACACATCAGAGAG CTTGGCAGGAACCGGGGAAACTGAGGGTATCCTAAATGTATGTGATGTGCAAGACAGTTTAGAAGATGCCAGCAGGcaacttgctttctttttcccaaaTTTTGATATGAACAGGCCAGACTCAAGAACTGAAAAGACTCTGGCCTTAATTAGACCTACTCTCTTGAAGGAAAGACGAG attCTATAATTCAGACAATAAGAGAGGATGGCTTCCAAATTGcaatgcagaaagaaataatcCTAACTGAAGAAGAAGCACGTGAATTTTACAAAGAGCATGAAAATGAAGACTACTTCCCAGCCCTTCTGGAACAAATGACCAG TGGTCCAACTCTTGTACTTGCTCTAACAAGAGAAAATGCTATAGAACACTGGAGAAGTCGATTGGGCCCAAAGACTGTTGAAATGGCTAAGAAGGAAAATCCAGAGAG TTTACGTGCAAAGTATGCATTCGACGACGTACCTATTAATCAGCTGCATGGCAGCTCTACACGTGATGATGCTCAGAAGGAATTGGAGTTCTTCTTCCCTCAGGAGCACACACTGGCATTAATCAAACCTGATGCTGCAAAAAATCATAAAG ATGACATTAtgcaaaaagttaaaaatgctGGATTTACTGTCTCAAAGATTAAAGAAGAAGCTTTAACTCATGAAATGGCTACAAAGTTTTACAATCAGCACAAAGGAAAACCCTTTTTTGATGACTTAGTGTCTTGTATGACTGA GGGACCATCAGTGATAATGGTCTtaacaaaggaaaatgctgtggaAGAGTGGAGGCAACTAATGGGTCCAACCAATCCAGATGAGGCAAAAGAGATCTCTCCTGAATCAATTCGAGCTCAGTTTGCAAAAGATATTTTGTCTAATGCCGTTCATGGATCATCTACTAAAGAACATGCTCTGGAAACCATTGAGTACATATTTGGAGAGCTTGACATagcttga